taaaaaaatatatgtgtataATTTGTTTATATTGCCAAAATATGTTAGATATAACATATATGTaaacacaaaacaatacaaacacaataaaattaccaaaagaaATTTTGTTAAATGTAGGCCAACCAAAACCgaagatatatgtatatatatatatgaatatgaatatgaaggcatatataaatcaaataaatatacaTGCAGATAAAATTAGCAAGGCAGAGATGTAGACTGGCgactgataccaaatgttagaattaatatgaaagtagacatatgaacaattctatatacatgtaggcggaattaatatatgaatgaacatatgcaaaaaagaatcgaatattgtatacctccagccattgctattgataacctcgatctagctttagatctacaaaagaaaagaacagaaattagaacgagtacacgggcttccaagctctcactaactcttttagatggagttactgaaagtcagaatgagtagcgagcttggggaccggtactctatatttatagagtgagacctaccatcagagtctctgccacagattgagatatttcctcaatcagttgggatatgaaaaatcgggtaacaacaaatcaggtaacaaacaatgttgaccattaattagaatattttgtcaataaattaaatattgactttaatatattaaatcaattagttgattttatataccaaataaataatattctaacacAACCAAAATTTcatttataattaaaaacaacacatcctattttttttaattaatctaacttatataaatattatattcatatttaaaaacaacaaatattataaatacattatatataagtatcATGTTTAACTAGGTACATTATATACAACACTataactaggttcaaacatgttccacgcgtgactatttttttttatgcgcgtaaaAATCAACATGTctaaacctagttttcggtactgtaaactattcgaaattttctgaaaagttgcaaaatactctaaatagctacaatatacacgttcATACAAAAATtgcaccgaaaactattcacgagtcgagaacactgagagcccaccaataaagtttaaaataaagTCGCTATAGAAGAATTATCCTCCAAATAAGAATTGTcctccaaatatatatatatatataaataatattctaGTAATGTCAATCTACATTTACTGACCTGAATTGTGATATGGAATATGCGCCTGCCAAGGCTTTGAAATGTCTGGTTATCAAAAAACATAATCTCAGCAAAGTGAAGCTGCACTTTGTAACTGCCTCTTAGCAAACAGAGGCCGTAGTACTTGAGTGATTGAGGAGCAAGGCGTGCCGTTTCATATAATTTTAAAGAATCATTTGATAAAGTCAACCGTGTGGTGTATGGTAAACTCGCTTCACCCATGAAAACCCCAGTGCTACTATAGGCCCATTTCTCTGATTGTGAAAAGAATTTAGTCTCACCCCCTTGGATTTGGTCCCCTAGATATTCATTCCCATCAACTGGCATGTTCTCCCCTCCGCAATTGATATACAATGAATCATCTGCACTTATAATACCAACTACATTTAAAATTTGTCTTTTCTGTGTAAGTTATGCAAGAATACATGGGGTGATTTCAATCCCTGGCTGACTCTAGGGATGTAAATGCGGCGGGTCACCCTAAATAGTtgtagtaattatttttttttaaaaattatttattgaaaaataaaaaaaacaacaactggATCGGGTCGTGATTCGACCCGCTTCAATTGCTAGCGGGTTGGGTCGGATCTCGACCCGACTCGGTTTTGCCCCGCTTATTTTCGGATCATAGGTCGCCCCGTCGGGTCGGGGCTCCGACCCGCCCCGATCCACCAGGTTTTTTTGCCATCCCTAACGGACTCTCAGGCATGTAAATGGATCGGATTTGAACCGATCCGAAAGAGAACCGACTCGATTTGCAAGGGATCTGCGCGAGCAGGTTGGATCAGATCTGACCCGGTTGAGGTGGGGCGGGTTAGATTTGATTTGGATTTACCATTGTAAAGAGCAGGAGCTGAAAGATTGTagaattttttgtttaaaaataactATTCGAGGGGGGTCAAAACCCAACCCACATCTAATATAGCCCTGCGCCCCGATCTGAATTTCACCCGATTAGATCGGGGCAAAGTCGACCTCACAGAGCGAGGCCCCGACCCGACCCGACCCTACCAAGCAGATTTTTTTGCCATGCGGGTGACTGTTGAATGAAAGCTTGAAGGAGAAAGATATACTTACGTTTTGGTTTTCCTGAGCAGGGAAGATCCTTCTTCAAGCACCATCTGCTCGTTTAATCAAGTGTGTTGGTCACCCCTTGTGTTAACGAAGTTTTAAAAAAACATGTAGGCAATGTTAGAATGAGGAAGGACTTACGAATTGGTCTCAGAATCTCTGTAACTTGAAACTAGATTCCTGATCATGATGAAGTTAACAAGTTAGCAGAAGATACCATGGTAATAGAAGGTGAATTCGATACACACAAAAACGTATTATGTATAGCCGTTTTTGTCTAGTCAAGAGATGCTACGATTACAAACTTACATTTTTCCCAAATCTGAACAATCAAGCTGGTCAGCTGGTTTCGTGAAATTGTTGTACGATAAATCACTGCAAACAGATTAGTAATAAAATTGGTGATGATTTCTTAGTTTTTTATGCCAATGAAATATGATCAACGACACTAGAAATTGACCATATGCTGTAAAATAGTACAGGGATTTGTAAATTGCAGCTTCCAGTGAATAGCTAAAGAGCCAAATAAAATAAAGACTAATGaagggaagaaaaaaaaagattaatataCGAACAAATTGGCCTTGGGGTTTATTATCGACTCTGATACCACTCCAGTGAGCGAGTTGTTGGTCAAAAACCTGCATCCATAAACTACTCTTCAAAGAAATATATTGAGAAAACTGATGTAATAGTAAATTAAGCCTCGAGAATTTTGAGAATGAAACAAATGCACTAATACTAAATAACTTACACGAAATTTAGGTCGGGTTGACTAGTCCCCATTCCCTTTGGAATTACACCAGTCAAGTTGTTGAAACTCAAGTCCCTAAAACATTCCAATACAGGCATATATTTTAGTAGTTTGTCAGCAAAGATTATATCATAGAGTACAATCAAATTAAGAATACATGGAATCAATCCATCTTGTTCAGTGATATTTAGAAGTAAAGACAAAGACACCAAATGATAGTTAATTGCAGGCATTAATAACTACCAGTAGTCATGTACGAAATTTAGATTGAAGAACAAGCTAATCTCTTTTACGAACATGAAATAATAATCACTTTGTTAAACAACGATAATAGGGATATAAGTGCAACAACATTGCCAATTTAACTTTTATGTAATTGGAAAATACAATTCTCAAATTCAGTTCACTACTCTACCCTGTTATTAATCGTTTCATAATAAACTAAACTTCAACAGCACAAGCCAGGCCAGTTTATTTGTTAACTATTTAGACCAATTTTAAGGGCTTACAATGTCTTCAATGCTGTCAGCTGTTTAATGTAATCTGGAATTTTATCATTAATTAAGCAATTCCTCAATGCCCTGAATGAAAAGAGTGAGTACAAGAATTTGGTAAGTCCCGGAAAACCATGGAAATAGTCTCATAGAATAGGATAACAACTGCATCATTTCAAGTAATATTGAACTTACAATACTTCCAAATGCTTCAAATCTCTCAAATCAGGGAAAGTTGTACTTGGTCCCACCAAATCAGATATTCTCCTGATAAAAGTGTCAGGAAATTCAAACATAATATTAGTACACCCTCCTATGGCAAACCAAACTAAACATGTAATTAACAGATAAGTATCCTGGTCTCACAATTCAGTCAAGTTTTTCAAATTTGATATGCTGGAAGGAAGAGGACCCTCCATGGATGTGCCCTGCATATCCCTGAAACAAATTTAAACCTTCAATGTAAGTAACTTCCAATGATTTCGAAAATGAGAGAgcaaaaaaaaagataaatgaaATAACAATTCAGTACTCACAATCTATCAAGATAGATCCAGTTCCCAATAAGTGCAGGTATGCTCTCTGATATTCTGGTCCCATCTATCCTACTGCAAACCATAAATAATACTGAGAAATCTCCGACCTTGAAAAAGAAAACTTGAACTAAAAGTGAACTCCTTTCACTTACAAATCGGTTAAGTTCAACAACTTTCCAAACGTTTCTGGTATTGGTCCAGTAAAATTGTTTGCACTCAGCAAGCTGTACGATAGAAAATGCTAAGAAAAACTTGTTCAAAGCATATATGGAAGAAATCCAAtccataaaataaaaagaaatcttACAGTCTTCGCAAGTTACGCAATCTCCCAATCTCTGGAGGAAGATGGCCATCAAAGAGATTAGCCTCTAATACCCTGAAAAAAATGACCATTTACATGTATCAAAATCAACATATTTAATCTTCAGTTTGTTCAGTTGTGATTAAAGTCTTCTTTACTTACAGTTCCGTGAGCGTACTAATGTTACCGATCTCCGGAGGAATGGAACCACTGAGTCGGTTTCCCGAAACAGATCTGCACCACACCAACCAAAAAATCACTGACAATTACTTATAATAACACATTTTAGACCCATTAATTATAGTTTTGATTTAAGAGACAAATTATGAGACGTTGATATAAATAAATAGTTGATAAGTACCTTACAGATTACGCAGGGGAAGACGAAAAAAGCTTTGTGGGATTGATCCACTGATGTAGTTGCGAGTGAGATCACTATTATTTAGTAGAAAGTTTAGTCTTCTGTCACTTGATTTTTGAAGGTTAATTTTCTTAAAGATAGATACTGTATATAGTAGTGTCATATTTTtacatattaagttttaaaattctatatttttaaaaagatcccatatataaatataaccatatataaatatatttttttatatgccAACTTAAACACACTTCTCATTAATGTGTCACCAGTCATGTTTTggacaaaaataattatttcataAACACTCCTCATATTAATGTGCACCAATgactaatttttgtttttaacatAAAAAATTTAAGGCTTTAAATATGTTAaacttgtagatctcgaaaaaatactaagattgaaaaaaataaactaaaacagACATTTCAACAAAAAGTTATGGCTCATCATTTttgcaacaaaaaaaaatcaagttttcatgattggaTCGATTTTCCATCGAATTTGCACAGTTTTGGCCAAAAAttgattttttggccaaaactgtACAAATTCGATGGAAAATCGATATAatcatgaaaatttgattttttttatgtcaTTTCGATGGTTTTTTTAtgttcttgcgatgcaatcatgaaaatttaatttttggccaaaatgatgcgCAATCGATGATCCATCGATGCTCTGCGCTGAAATTTGACAAAATTTTTGGTGAGCTATAACTTTTTACTTAAATGTCTGTTtcagttgatttttttttaattttagtattttttcgagatctacacttTTAACATAATAAAAGCCTTAAATTTTTGGATgtagaacaaaaaaattaataatgagtGCCCATTAATGTGTGAGAGAGAGTTGGAAGTTTAATGGATGGGGTATTATAGTCAAAATCAtacaaaataacatatatttagaATGCAAATTAAATTTGTCATAGATGAAATTTCATATATTATTAAGctgaaatttcccaattaaaatCCAATATAAATTGAGTGCTAAATTGTAAGACCATTTATTATCATgtgaaaatatacatatatagtaatctatgtatgtatgtatgtacaaaataaaaaattaagctGATAAATTGACAGAGTAATCAAATATCACTCACATTACTTCAAGATGAGTAAGATTTCCAAATTCTTCTGGTAAAACTCCCACTAGATTGAGACCCTTCAACTGgctgtcatttttttttattaaatgtattatgttttaaaaataaaaaaaaggtcAGAGACTTCATTCTATGTTAAGGAAAATCAATAATAAATCCCTAGCTTACTAGTAAAAAATTAGCGTCAACAAAGGAAACATCAATTAGGAGCGATAGGGTAATAAGTCTTTcaagaaattaaaatataaaaaaggtATATTTACGGCATAAGTTTCCAATATTTGAGTTTTGTACGTGGTATAGACTCAATGTTTATTTTCAGTGACAATAGTATccaaagtcagtaaaagtgtaatttcgtcagcctcctccgttaggtcttcgtttcgtgatgactggaccaacacgtgtcaaCCCATGATTAGTCTaactcaataatattttaaaaaataattatgatttgaaccaataaaaacgtgacatGTGTCTACCTAATCATCTCATTAGATCTAACGGAGGAGACTGACGAAATTACACTTTTACTGACTTTAGGTACTATtgtcactaaaaataaacattgaatTTATGCCGCATATAAAACTCAAATATTGGGTACTGATGTCCCAATTGtccctataaaaaaaaaataataataataaaaataataataataagggaaaGGCTTACATTTCTTTGACATGGCAAAAAGTACCATTTTGTGCAGAACAGCCTTCACTACATGTGACAATGCTTAGAATGTCAAAAGGTTCTGTCGAATTTGTCATATCGAAGCCAGAAGAATTCCTATTCATACAAGAATTTGGAGTGATGTTCCAAATATCGCTCAGCGGCGGTAGCTTTCTGGATATTATTTTAAGAATTTGCACTGCCATATAGTACATACCAAAACATAATTAACTAAAAGAAACTCAATTATTATATACAAATTAaagtttttataaataattttttcaagAATTTCTAAGTTAATGCACTTCTCTCTTTTGGTGTTCTATCAACGGGCCATTTTTGCTTGGGTACACTTTAGAATTAATTCATTTTATCAATGGATGCCACCGTGATGGGACTTTTGtacttttttttatgtatatataaatatgtagcAATTGGTTAATTAAGTAGTTTGTTTAAGGGTTATTAGTTTGatgaaaataattatgatttattCGAATATGGATTGATTGGAATACGAACAAAAAATTATTGACTCGAAGGATATTGGATTCGACCTCCGTTTTCACCATTGTTGTAAGTGTACTTTAAATGTGAAAATATTGACTTAGATTATTTCTAATGAGCATGAGCTTCTACTTaggaccaaacaaaaaaatatatggtcAGAAAAAACTGATCCCATTTATCGATAGTGATGATACTTCTACACTACAGTCATGTccttttttaaaaagaaaaaaattatagtcttcctctaatgaaaaataaaattctctctctctctctctctctctcttttataGAGATCATATAGCTATATATTGATATCAAACACAACGACTCTGAACGCCACACAAGTATATCTGGAAATAAACTAATAATTAAGGATGATCACATacaataataacataattaaagaGAAGCTGGGTAAGAATCAATAGTGAATATATATCATTACTCAAAAACTGTTCAACCCCAAATAAGTGTTTGTTGATAACAATATATATGGACAATTCACAAAAAGTTAGCCTatcaattgaaaaaaaaaattaattaatggagAATTATATTAATTCCTCACCTTCTTCTGGAGGCAGAGGTTCAGCATTAGATTCAAAACCATTAAAGCAAATCAGAGCCAGAAATCCATATACAAACACAGCTACAGTAATACTATATCCCAtcgatcttaattttgagtgTGAGAGAGATAGCATTGAAGTTGTAGTTTAAGGTTGGAAATGAAGAACATATATATAATCAGGGACGACGGATTCTAATGGTCTTCTTGTGGGGACCTATATCTATAAGTTTATATTTGATTATTCATAGCAGTGAGACCAAGTcataattttgaaaaaatgaaATTCATAGGAGTGGTCCCTcatttcttaaaataaataataatacataTTTATAGAAATTACACTAGATTTTTTCAAAAGTTTACTATAGAGTATAGAATTTAAAAGGTTCTCCCTTTTTATGGGTATAATATGACCCTGTTTAGTTGTTCTTCTATTTCTGTTTTTAGCTTTTCAATTTTTCAGGAAGCTTTATTAAAATTGACTTTTGTTAAAAGGGTTTTttaaaagtaaaagttgaaaCTCAGTGATAACCAACCAGCAGCAGAAGTGTTTTTGAAGCTTCAGAAGCCCAAAAACAATATTTAAAAGTTCAGCCAACCAAGACCTATATATAGAATTATTTTCCCAtactttttataaaaatatatatcatattataatttttagtgatttttatagtttttattttgaattactTTTAAAGTTGCTATTGTTACTTTATATGTACATTTTGGTTAGTTAATAGTTTTATTTTgaatatattatacatatatatatttatatgtatttatgCAAGTACTAGTTAATTCGACTCGGATACTTATAAATTAAGTTAAaacatatttaatataaataaaagtaaaataaattcaaaaaCCTAAAATTGAAATGACCTAACCTATAttaatggaagaaaaaaaaaactaagcgaGCAATAAGATCGACAGCGGTAACAATGGGTCAAcgtcttttttctttctttcattaaTATAGGTTTACGTCTATTAAGTTATGTCTTGGTCTAttttttgttttagatttttTAGTTTACTTTACTTTTGTTTAATTTCATGTtttgatttagtttttttttcatttcaattTTAGTTAAAAGTTATTATTTTTAGAAGTTTTATGGGATTAAATAGATTTTAATCCTgatatttagaaaataatttattttgtagtaATTGGTGGCAAGTTATGATTTGGCGGATAATGTTGTTGAGTGCTGAATTTGGAGGACAAGTTATTTGGAGGAAAACTATGTACTACAAGAAGATGCAGTTTAATGCGAGAAGATAATGTAGTTTTAGGTGGTCTTCCAATAACTTAATTTTCTCATAATTTGTTGAGCGGTTTATAACATTTAAAGTAGATGAAGTTTTTCGATTTAGTTCATTTATTAGCTTATCTTTTTTAGATATCTTAGAGATGctgaaattgtatttttttagTATTCTAATTTACTTGTTATTTGTCTTTTCGGGTGTTATTTTTTGAATTAGCTAATAAATAATAAGTTCACTTGGTTACAAGAAATTCTATCAATATGTTTGAGACCAATGTAATAATACTTTTATACATGAAATTGGTCTTTtgtaacaaaaaattaatttttaaagtaAATAGATTAATTTTTAGGctttttttaatttgattttaGATTTAAGTTAATTTGTTGTCATGTAGGTATTGAGTCAAAAAATATATAGTactttaatattttcatagaacatgcatttaaaaattattattattatgagggaaagaaagaggaagggGAAAAGTGATAGTAAAAGAAGATCAGTAGCCAAGAACGAACTAATTAATATTTGCTAATCTACCTGCGTTGACgatacactactacaaatatagcatttctctgcggttttttttaaacaataaataaaaagcgcagtgaaaaggtttgaaagagtcaaaaaatgtatatttaatgTCTGTGCCCTGTTTTATtgcggttttaaaaaaaaacgcaGTGAAAGGTTTGAACGggacacttttctccgcggttttgggtataaaaccgcggagaaaggtgGTCTCCACCCACTAAAGCCCATAAAACCTATTTTCCCACTcattttcccatcttcttctttgTTGAAGGTCACGGCCGAAGCTCTCTCCCCACGCCTTCCCTACCCACGGTACCCACATTGtctatttctttttgttttttttcttccatttattTGCATATTCATGCTTGAAATCATGTATATATAGTTAATCTtgagttattttgaagttttagggtaaaaatgaagaaatattgtgtgggtttaatggtggtttctatgtatgatcatatggttattttttgtaatatttttgaaattttatataggattggaggacattttcattgtttaaaacgtgtattgatcactaaaacttgatttatttaatgtatatttcggtttagggtatttttgtattattttatttagaataatgttgtttacataattttttatattaaaaattagtgcttgcataattttgtatattatttaggtaatgatttttttaaagtatatttttgttaattatattattttaggataaattcaattaccatatatttactaatgtttaactttttattgtaggaaatatttgtttgagtgtgagcTCCCACTCAAGGTTGAAATATTTGTTCGAGGTTGAAATTGGTGAATATTAATTCTTAAggtaagtagtaattactacttaattttttttttttttttttatatttacaaactattgttagaggagtttgaatatattagatattcatccatagtgaagtaggttctgagataaaattgtgtgctgcggagataacagaaggttgagaacatgtgtgccttagtgaagtaggatctgtgaattttctgtgtgctgcggtgatttatggttgagaacatgcatgttgtttgttatatgttttgtttgatgtgaatttataggtagataacttgtgagatgctataaatacagaggaaactctgcccaatttttttttgatgatattagttgaacatgttttataagttactatatataataataatgtttttgtttttgttgaaattttaaatacatatgaattttggatatgtcatagaaataaatgaaactctgtccatttcattttataatttaataattgaacataattttagagtattactatactaattttcttttcattatcaacttaggaattaggtagatattatcattatggataagtcatggattcttgagaatagagaaacacaacaatttcaagacggattcaaccaatttttagaattttgccaaacaaattgtagtgatccggaaagaattcattgtccatgtatagattgtggtaatggaacaaaaggaaatattaccatgataaaaaa
This genomic interval from Humulus lupulus chromosome 8, drHumLupu1.1, whole genome shotgun sequence contains the following:
- the LOC133794110 gene encoding probable LRR receptor-like serine/threonine-protein kinase At1g53440 isoform X1, translated to MLSLSHSKLRSMGYSITVAVFVYGFLALICFNGFESNAEPLPPEEVQILKIISRKLPPLSDIWNITPNSCMNRNSSGFDMTNSTEPFDILSIVTCSEGCSAQNGTFCHVKEIQLKGLNLVGVLPEEFGNLTHLEVIDLTRNYISGSIPQSFFRLPLRNLSVSGNRLSGSIPPEIGNISTLTELVLEANLFDGHLPPEIGRLRNLRRLLLSANNFTGPIPETFGKLLNLTDFRIDGTRISESIPALIGNWIYLDRLDMQGTSMEGPLPSSISNLKNLTELRISDLVGPSTTFPDLRDLKHLEVLALRNCLINDKIPDYIKQLTALKTLDLSFNNLTGVIPKGMGTSQPDLNFVFLTNNSLTGVVSESIINPKANFDLSYNNFTKPADQLDCSDLGKMNLVSSYRDSETNSWCLKKDLPCSGKPKHDSLYINCGGENMPVDGNEYLGDQIQGGETKFFSQSEKWAYSSTGVFMGEASLPYTTRLTLSNDSLKLYETARLAPQSLKYYGLCLLRGSYKVQLHFAEIMFFDNQTFQSLGRRIFHITIQRL
- the LOC133794110 gene encoding probable LRR receptor-like serine/threonine-protein kinase At1g53440 isoform X2 codes for the protein MLSLSHSKLRSMGYSITVAVFVYGFLALICFNGFESNAEPLPPEEVQILKIISRKLPPLSDIWNITPNSCMNRNSSGFDMTNSTEPFDILSIVTCSEGCSAQNGTFCHVKEIQLKGLNLVGVLPEEFGNLTHLEVIDLTRNYISGSIPQSFFRLPLRNLSVSGNRLSGSIPPEIGNISTLTELVLEANLFDGHLPPEIGRLRNLRRLLLSANNFTGPIPETFGKLLNLTDFRIDGTRISESIPALIGNWIYLDRLDMQGTSMEGPLPSSISNLKNLTELRISDLVGPSTTFPDLRDLKHLEVLALRNCLINDKIPDYIKQLTALKTLDLSFNNLTGVIPKGMGTSQPDLNFVFLTNNSLTGVVSESIINPKANFDLSYNNFTKPADQLDCSDLGKMNLVSSYRDSETNSWCLKKDLPCSGKPKPPALYNGKSKSNLTRPTSTGSDLIQPARADPLQIESVLFRIGSNPIHLHA